One Chaetodon trifascialis isolate fChaTrf1 chromosome 13, fChaTrf1.hap1, whole genome shotgun sequence DNA segment encodes these proteins:
- the prepl gene encoding prolyl endopeptidase-like isoform X2 translates to MALLVRPTLLHVVLFQEGTSDSSVDHLSSGLERYKDLQKYFKRRLKATYRRFSDTPDHSVVSGHHHVYFIEGDGIYRMDKRQGELEPEQVLNLGQVSRQEERTGLDNEDRKQRFQWTVQRIRLSPGEKHLAATLKTNQGEEARCVVVRLGKRNSLQLDPALIIFTLDKVFSFEWATDEVLFYTTLEGLHCSTVFRLELTSSGSRITSVYEETHPDVFVEVALSSDRQILTINCNSRTASEVLLIDKTRSCLEPFMVQPRQLDLLYHVEHWKRWLIILANTGPGQEYQVVQAPLSEPSMVSWEPLFDPRPGTTVKDMDVVGDYCVLVARTPAGELILIVVPLSNPKEAYTVQLPSWACDIKTKKPGMADRCTVLEFLISSPVRSPVPYCLYPKDGLLLSATEDGSSSENQGDYTTTRWEACNQDGTLVPVTLFHTVPVEGLKQAPLLVHVYGAYGRDLNMEFCPEERLLLEQGWALAYCHIRGGGERGLSWQRQARVEGKKRGVEDLQACLHHLFSSGVSSPSLTALTACSAGAVPVGALCNTHPHMMRAVTLQAPFLDVLGTMEDPSLPLTMEDREEWGDPLGNPKHRLTISSYCPLHNITPQCYPSILLTAYSHDARVPLAGVLKYTERLRKAIHTYFTMKPKPERELAPNIVLNIQSGANHLGPEDFELMLEEEALKLAFLYTELGLNPPRPQRKRRR, encoded by the exons ATGGCTCTCCTTGTCCGTCCAACGTTGTTACACGTCG TTTTGTTTCAGGAGGGCACTTCAGACTCATCAGTGGATCATCTCAGTTCTGGACTTGAGAGGTACAAGGACTTGCAGAAGTATTTCAAAAGGAGACTGAAGGCAACATACCGCAGGTTCTCCGACACACCTGATCACTCAGTG GTGTCGGGACATCACCATGTGTATTTCATTGAAGGTGATGGCATCTACAGAATGGACAAAAGGCAGG GTGAGCTGGAGCCGGAGCAGGTGCTGAATCTAGGACAAGTCtccagacaggaggagaggacaggactCGATAatgaagacaggaagcagaggttTCAGTGGACTGTCCAGAGAATACGTCTGTCCCCAGGGGAAAAGCATCTTGCTGCCACACTGAAAACCAATCAAGGAGAAGAGGCGAG GTGTGTGGTTGTGAGGCTTGGAAAAAGAAATTCCCTTCAACTGGATCCTGCACTCATCATATTCACATTGGACAAAGTCTTTAGCTTTG AGTGGGCCACAGACGAGGTCCTGTTTTACACGACTCTGGAGGGtctgcactgcagcacagtgtttCGTCTGGAACTGACCTCCAGTGGAAGCAGGATAACTTCTGTATATGAGGAAACACATCCTGA tgtgtttgtggaggttGCCCTTTCCAGTGACCGACAGATACTGACCATCAATTGCAACAGCAGGACtgcttcagaggtgctgctaATTGATAAAACAAGATCCTGTTTAGAGCCTTTCATGGTTCAGCCACGCCAACTGGATCTCCTGTACCATGTGGAGCACTGGAAAAGATGGCTGATTATACTGGCTAATACCGGGCCTGGGCAGGAATATCAG GTGGTGCAGGCCCCTCTCTCAGAGCCATCCATGGTCTCCTGGGAGCCCTTGTTTGACCCTCGCCCCGGCACTACAGTCAAAGACATGGATGTGGTCGGAGACTACTGCGTGTTGGTTGCAAGAACACCAGCAGGTGAACTCATCCTGATCGTGGTGCCACTGAGCAATCCCAAGGAAGCATACACTGTGCAG CTTCCCTCCTGGGCCTGTGACATCAAAACCAAGAAACCAGGCATGGCAGACAGATGCACCGTGTTAGAGTTCTTGATTTCATCTCCAGTCCGCTCCCCGGTGCCCTACTGTCTATACCCCAAGGATGGGCTACTTTTGTCTGCCACCGAAGATGGGTCCTCCTCAGAGAATCAGGGCGATTATACCACCACACGCTGGGAGGCCTGCAATCAG GATGGTACCTTGGTGCCAGTGACGCTGTTTCATACAGTACCTGTGGAGGGTTTAAAACAGGCGCCTCTACTGGTCCATGTCTATGGTGCTTATGGCAGAGATCTGAACATGGAGTTCTGCCCAGAGGaaaggctgctgctggagcagggCTGGGCTCTGGCCTATTGCCACATAAG aggtggaggagagcggGGTCTGTCCTGGCAAAGACAAGCTCGAGTagaagggaagaagagaggagtggaggaCCTCCAAGCCTGTCTCCATCACCTTTTCTCTTCAGGCGTGTCCTCTCCTTCACTCACGGCCCTGACAGCCTGCAGTGCTGGGGCTGTGCCAGTGGGAGCGCTGtgcaacacacacccacacatgatGCGGGCTGTCACACTGCAG GCACCTTTCCTGGATGTGTTGGGAACTATGGAGGATCCCAGCCTGCCTCTCACCATGGAGGATAGAGAAGAATGGGGGGACCCATTAGGAAACCCAAAACACAGACTCACCATCTCCTCCTACTGTCCCCTTCACAACATTACTCCTCAG TGCTACCCATCAATTCTGCTGACGGCCTACAGCCATGATGCCAGGGTTCCTCTGGCAGGTGTTCTCAAATACACGGAGAGGTTAAGGAAGGCCATACATACTTACTTCACTATGAAGCCAAAGCCAG AACGTGAGCTAGCACCGAACATAGTTCTGAATATCCAATCTGGAGCAAATCACCTCGGACCAGAagactttgagctgatgctggAGGAG GAAGCCCTCAAACTGGCATTCCTATACACAGAGCTGGGCCTGAACCCTCCTCGGCCTCAACGCAAGAGGAGGAGATAG
- the prepl gene encoding prolyl endopeptidase-like isoform X1 has translation MAVVLSLLCSSAHLVRTSRLRVWELDVYKRIKWLSLSVQRCYTSEGTSDSSVDHLSSGLERYKDLQKYFKRRLKATYRRFSDTPDHSVVSGHHHVYFIEGDGIYRMDKRQGELEPEQVLNLGQVSRQEERTGLDNEDRKQRFQWTVQRIRLSPGEKHLAATLKTNQGEEARCVVVRLGKRNSLQLDPALIIFTLDKVFSFEWATDEVLFYTTLEGLHCSTVFRLELTSSGSRITSVYEETHPDVFVEVALSSDRQILTINCNSRTASEVLLIDKTRSCLEPFMVQPRQLDLLYHVEHWKRWLIILANTGPGQEYQVVQAPLSEPSMVSWEPLFDPRPGTTVKDMDVVGDYCVLVARTPAGELILIVVPLSNPKEAYTVQLPSWACDIKTKKPGMADRCTVLEFLISSPVRSPVPYCLYPKDGLLLSATEDGSSSENQGDYTTTRWEACNQDGTLVPVTLFHTVPVEGLKQAPLLVHVYGAYGRDLNMEFCPEERLLLEQGWALAYCHIRGGGERGLSWQRQARVEGKKRGVEDLQACLHHLFSSGVSSPSLTALTACSAGAVPVGALCNTHPHMMRAVTLQAPFLDVLGTMEDPSLPLTMEDREEWGDPLGNPKHRLTISSYCPLHNITPQCYPSILLTAYSHDARVPLAGVLKYTERLRKAIHTYFTMKPKPERELAPNIVLNIQSGANHLGPEDFELMLEEEALKLAFLYTELGLNPPRPQRKRRR, from the exons ATGGCCGTCGTCTTGTCGCTGCTGTGTTCGTCTGCTCACCTCGTTCGAACATCTCGGTTACGAGTTTGGGAGCTCGACGTTTACAAACGGATAAAATGGCTCTCCTTGTCCGTCCAACGTTGTTACACGTCG GAGGGCACTTCAGACTCATCAGTGGATCATCTCAGTTCTGGACTTGAGAGGTACAAGGACTTGCAGAAGTATTTCAAAAGGAGACTGAAGGCAACATACCGCAGGTTCTCCGACACACCTGATCACTCAGTG GTGTCGGGACATCACCATGTGTATTTCATTGAAGGTGATGGCATCTACAGAATGGACAAAAGGCAGG GTGAGCTGGAGCCGGAGCAGGTGCTGAATCTAGGACAAGTCtccagacaggaggagaggacaggactCGATAatgaagacaggaagcagaggttTCAGTGGACTGTCCAGAGAATACGTCTGTCCCCAGGGGAAAAGCATCTTGCTGCCACACTGAAAACCAATCAAGGAGAAGAGGCGAG GTGTGTGGTTGTGAGGCTTGGAAAAAGAAATTCCCTTCAACTGGATCCTGCACTCATCATATTCACATTGGACAAAGTCTTTAGCTTTG AGTGGGCCACAGACGAGGTCCTGTTTTACACGACTCTGGAGGGtctgcactgcagcacagtgtttCGTCTGGAACTGACCTCCAGTGGAAGCAGGATAACTTCTGTATATGAGGAAACACATCCTGA tgtgtttgtggaggttGCCCTTTCCAGTGACCGACAGATACTGACCATCAATTGCAACAGCAGGACtgcttcagaggtgctgctaATTGATAAAACAAGATCCTGTTTAGAGCCTTTCATGGTTCAGCCACGCCAACTGGATCTCCTGTACCATGTGGAGCACTGGAAAAGATGGCTGATTATACTGGCTAATACCGGGCCTGGGCAGGAATATCAG GTGGTGCAGGCCCCTCTCTCAGAGCCATCCATGGTCTCCTGGGAGCCCTTGTTTGACCCTCGCCCCGGCACTACAGTCAAAGACATGGATGTGGTCGGAGACTACTGCGTGTTGGTTGCAAGAACACCAGCAGGTGAACTCATCCTGATCGTGGTGCCACTGAGCAATCCCAAGGAAGCATACACTGTGCAG CTTCCCTCCTGGGCCTGTGACATCAAAACCAAGAAACCAGGCATGGCAGACAGATGCACCGTGTTAGAGTTCTTGATTTCATCTCCAGTCCGCTCCCCGGTGCCCTACTGTCTATACCCCAAGGATGGGCTACTTTTGTCTGCCACCGAAGATGGGTCCTCCTCAGAGAATCAGGGCGATTATACCACCACACGCTGGGAGGCCTGCAATCAG GATGGTACCTTGGTGCCAGTGACGCTGTTTCATACAGTACCTGTGGAGGGTTTAAAACAGGCGCCTCTACTGGTCCATGTCTATGGTGCTTATGGCAGAGATCTGAACATGGAGTTCTGCCCAGAGGaaaggctgctgctggagcagggCTGGGCTCTGGCCTATTGCCACATAAG aggtggaggagagcggGGTCTGTCCTGGCAAAGACAAGCTCGAGTagaagggaagaagagaggagtggaggaCCTCCAAGCCTGTCTCCATCACCTTTTCTCTTCAGGCGTGTCCTCTCCTTCACTCACGGCCCTGACAGCCTGCAGTGCTGGGGCTGTGCCAGTGGGAGCGCTGtgcaacacacacccacacatgatGCGGGCTGTCACACTGCAG GCACCTTTCCTGGATGTGTTGGGAACTATGGAGGATCCCAGCCTGCCTCTCACCATGGAGGATAGAGAAGAATGGGGGGACCCATTAGGAAACCCAAAACACAGACTCACCATCTCCTCCTACTGTCCCCTTCACAACATTACTCCTCAG TGCTACCCATCAATTCTGCTGACGGCCTACAGCCATGATGCCAGGGTTCCTCTGGCAGGTGTTCTCAAATACACGGAGAGGTTAAGGAAGGCCATACATACTTACTTCACTATGAAGCCAAAGCCAG AACGTGAGCTAGCACCGAACATAGTTCTGAATATCCAATCTGGAGCAAATCACCTCGGACCAGAagactttgagctgatgctggAGGAG GAAGCCCTCAAACTGGCATTCCTATACACAGAGCTGGGCCTGAACCCTCCTCGGCCTCAACGCAAGAGGAGGAGATAG
- the slc3a1 gene encoding amino acid transporter heavy chain SLC3A1, whose product MSFKKESDSLELGECTSNPGFQDVEDGGADTTPAVPAEEHSTAVNLDEVAAEEKYTQLKPYAGMPKEVLLLYSSKARYRVPREILFWLTVACTLALVAVTITLIALSPRCMSWWQTSPVYQVYPRSFRDSDGDGVGDLKGIHEQLDHFQYLNIKSIWISPFYRSPMRDFGYDVEDFRAIDPLFGTMHDFEELLAEMHDKGMRLIMDFIPNHTSDRHRWFNLSRTRDPHYKDYYVWTDCNATAPKPNNWVSVFGNSSWTYDEVRGQCYLHQFLKEQPDLNFRNPHVRQEMTDIIHFWLSKGVDGLRMDAVKHILEAAHLRDEPQVDPNKPPESVTSEWDLHHDYTTSQPGLHDLLRDWRAVMDVYSREPGRYRFMVTESYDYHEVDKTMMYYSTPLVKESDFPFNFYLLDLPQNASGLWVQHLVNLWMSNMPRGQWANWVVGNHDRPRIASSAGRTYIRAINMLLLTLPGTPITYYGEEIGMENINVTESQIQDPAGKYNASASRDPQRSPMQWSADVNAGFNNKTNITWLPVHPDYRSVNVEVQKKDEGSVLAQYRFLNTLRQSEYPLHRGWFCYVHADSSVFAYLRELDGLDRAFLMVLNFGQESAITDLSSVRELPDQLMVLMSTNQVNNGKVMQKSRIPTEAGEGLVIRYSTHTRFNPSHATQCYISEKACYLGVVDILYTC is encoded by the exons ATGAGTTTTAAAAAAGAATCCGATAGTCTGGAGCTCGGGGAATGCACCAGTAACCCGGGCTTTCAGGATGTGGAAGACGGTGGAGCGGACACCACCCCCGCCGTCCCCGCGGAGGAGCACTCCACGGCGGTGAACCTGGACGAGGTCGCGGCAGAGGAGAAGTACACGCAGCTCAAACCGTACGCCGGGATGCCCAaggaggtgctgctgctgtactcCTCCAAGGCCCGGTACCGAGTGCCCCGGGAGATCCTGTTCTGGCTGACGGTGGCCTGCACCCTGGCGCTGGTGGCGGTCACCATCACGCTGATCGCGCTGTCGCCGCGGTGCATGAGCTGGTGGCAGACCTCCCCGGTGTACCAGGTGTATCCCCGGTCCTTCAGGGACTCCGACGGAGATGGGGTGGGGGACCTCAAAG GAATTCATGAGCAGCTGGATCACTTCCAGTACCTGAACATCAAGTCCATCTGGATCAGTCCTTTCTACCGCTCTCCCATGAGGGACTTCGGCTATGATGTGGAAGACTTCCGGGCCATCGACCCGCTCTTTGGAACCATGCACGACTTCGAGGAGCTCCTGGCTGAAATGCACGATAAAG GTATGAGGCTGATCATGGACTTCATTCCCAATCACACCAGTGACCGACACCGCTGGTTCAACTTGAGCCGGACGAGAGATCCTCACTACAAGGATTACTACGTGTGGACCGACTGCAATGCAACTGCACCGAAGCCTAATAATTGG GTCAGCGTGTTTGGGAACTCATCGTGGACTTATGATGAAGTCAGAGGACAATGCTACCTGCACCAGTTCCTCAAGGAGCAACCAGACCTGAACTTCAGAAACCCACATGTCCGCCAAGAGATGACT gaTATTATTCATTTCTGGCTGAGTAAAGGGGTGGATGGCTTGCGGATGGATGCGGTGAAGCACATCCTGGAGGCGGCACACTTGAGGGATGAACCACAGGTGGACCCAAACAAGCCACCA GAGTCTGTAACGTCAGAGTGGGACCTCCATCACGACTACACCACCAGTCAGCCTGGCTTGCATGACCTGCTGAGGGACTGGAGGGCTGTCATGGACGTCTACAGCCGTGAGCCTGGCCGATACAG GTTCATGGTGACTGAGTCGTATGATTACCACGAGGTGGACAAGACCATGATGTACTACAGCACACCGCTGGTTAAAGAAAGTGACTTCCCCTTTAACTTCTACCTGCTGGACCTGCCTCAGAACGCCAGCGGCTTGTGGGTTCAACATCTAGTCAACCTGTGGATGTCCAACATGCCCAGGGGACAGTGGGCCAACTGGGTG GTTGGGAACCATGACAGGCCTCGAATTGCCTCCAGTGCTGGTCGGACCTATATTCGCGCCatcaacatgctgctgctgaccctTCCAGGGACGCCCATCACCTACTATGGCGAGGAGATCGGCATGGAGAACATTAATGTCACAGAAAGTCAGATACAGGACCCTGCTGGCAAATACAATGCA AGTGCCAGTCGGGACCCTCAGCGGTCTCCAATGCAGTGGAGTGCTGACGTGAATGCAGGCTTTAACAACAAAACCAACATCACCTGGTTGCCTGTACACCCTGACTACAGGAGCGTCAATGTGGAG GTCCAGAAGAAAGATGAAGGTTCTGTTCTGGCTCAGTACCGTTTCCTAAACACCCTGCGTCAGTCAGAGTACCCCCTACACCGCGGGTGGTTCTGCTACGTCCATGCTGATTCCAGCGTCTTCGCTTACCTCAGAGAGCTGGATGGGCTTGACAGAGCTTTCCTTATGGTGCTTAACTTTGGTCAAGAATCTGCCATCACGGATCTCTCCTCTGTTCGTGAGTTACCGGACcagctgatggtgctgatgagCACAAACCAAGTCAACAACGGCAAGGTGATGCAAAAGTCTCGTATTCCGACAGAAGCAGGTGAGGGTTTGGTGATTCGGTACTCCACCCACACTCGGTTTAATCCCAGCCACGCCACACAGTGCTACATCTCTGAGAAGGCCTGTTATTTGGGGGTCGTGGACATACTTTATACATGCTAA